Genomic DNA from Bosea sp. Tri-49:
ATGCAGAAGCCGCCGTCGAAATCCTGCACAAAAATCTCGTCGAGCCGCAGCGTGTTCGACACATCGTCCCGGGCCGTCTGGTCCGACCAGAAGCGATCGAGCAGTGGGAGGGTCTCGATTTCGTTGCGCGTCGGTCGAGAGGTCCAGGCGTGACCGCCCTGCGCTGAGGCGATCACGACTTCAATCCCTTTGTCCCTCAGCCCGAAATAGACCTCCACGAACACCGATCTCTCGGCGGTCTCCGAGCCGTCCGCCGAGCCGATGATGAGCACCACACGCTGCGGCCGCATGGATATCGTCTCCCTCTTGCCGGCTGCCCGGGCGCGCTTTCCTCGCCAGGCAAATGCGCCAGGCTTTCGTGCAGGGGCCGCGAGAAGGCCGGTCAGCTCTTGAAGAACACCAGCAGGTCCGCGTTGACGATGTCTGGATGGGTCGTGCAGAGCCCGTGCGGCAGGCCCTTGTAGACCTTCAGTGTTCCCTGCTTGAGCAGCTTGACCGAAAGCGGGGCGGAATCCTCGAACGGCACGATCTGATCGTCGTCGCCATGCATCACCAAGACAGGGATATCGATCTTGCGCAGGTCGGCGCTGAAATCGGTTTCCGAAAATGCTTTGATGCAGTCGTATTGAGCTTTCGTGCCCCCCATCATCCCCTGTCGCCACCAGTTGTCGATGACGCCCTGCGAAACCTTTGCGCCCGGCCGGTTGAAGCCATAGAATGGTCCGCTCGGGACATCGCGATAGAACTGCGCGCGGTTCGCCGCGACGGCCGCCCGAAAGCCGTCGAAGACCTCGATGGGCAGGCCGCCGGGATTGTGTTCCGACTTCACCATCACTGGCGGAACGGCGCCGATGAGAACAGCTTTCGCGGCGCGCGCCGTTCCGTGCCTGCCGAGATAGCGAGCGACCTCGCCACCTCCCGTCGAATGGCCCACATGGATGGCTGCCTTGAGGTCCAGCGCTTCGGTCAGCGCCGCGACGTCGTCGGCATAGGTGTCCATCTCGTTGCCAGTCGCGGTCTGCGTCGAGCGGCCATGCCCGCGTCGGTCATGCGCGATGACCCGGAAACCGTGATGCAGGAAGAACAGCATCTGGCTGTCCCAATCATCTGCGCTGAGAGGCCAGCCATGATGGAAAACAATGGGCTGCCCGGAGCCCCAATCCTTGTAGAAGATCTCGGTCCCATCCTTCGTCTTGATCGTGCCCATCGTTTGGGTTCCTTCGGAATTGAGGGAATGCGCTGACGGCGCGGCCTGCGCCGCAGCTGACGAAGCCACGAGGACCGTGGTCGCGGCGGCGGCCGCGAGCAGGTCACGGCGGCTGATGGCGGAGGGGTTCGGTGAGGTGTTCACTGCGTCTCTCCTCCTCGGCCAGTCAGGACACGGCGTCCTTTGGCGTGAGGTGAAGGTCGCTTGGCGCGGCGGTGTAAACCAGTGAATCGATGTTAAGCGGTGTGAAGCGCCCGCGTCACATCGCGCAACAGTTGGCCCGATCGCTGCTCCCAGGCGACGGCGCCTTGCTGGCGGGCTAACGCGCTCGATTCCGCAACGAGCGCTTCCACGTTCAGATCGGACCGGCCCATGTCGATAAGCGCCCGCGCCCGAAGTCGCATGAGCTCGGGTAACAGCCAGGCTTCACCCGTTCGCGCACAGCGCTGTTCGGCGTCTTCCAACATCGCGATGGCGTCGGAATGCCTGCTCGAAGCCATCAACGCCGAGGCGATGACGAATTGGAAGAACGTGCGGTAGAGCTGAAATCCACTTGCCGCCAGCCGGTCCAAACCGGAAACCGCGCAGCGGAGATTTTCCCCGTCTTGTCCGCCTCCCAAGAGCGGGTGAGCCTGATAGCACTCTGCATAGGTGTGCCAGACGTCCAGCGCGTGTTCCCGGGTGCCATCCTTCAGCATGGCGAGGTAGCGTTCTGCCCGATCGCGATCTCCCGCGAGGAGCGACAAGGGGCAGGCCGCATCGGCCAAGGCATGGCATAACGTCAGGTTGTGGCCCGAGGCTTTGGCGGCGACGATCATGTCATCGACCTCCGCGAGCGCCTGGTCTTCGCTGCCCCGGAGCCACAACAGCCGGGCTAGCGTAATCCGGGCGGTGACAAGTTGATCGTACTGGAACCGCGCCATGTGGGCGCGGCCGAAGATCGGTTCGTAAGCCTCGAGCATCAGCCGGATGTGCTGCTCTGCAGCCGCATGTTCACCGAGCAGATGCTGTGATCTCGCCCGCATTCGCAAACCGATTAGGCGATCGGCCTGGTCCGTCGACCGAAGCGAAAGTTCATGGAATTCCTCAGCCCGCTCAAGCGAAGGCCGCGGCTCGCCCGCATTGACGCGGTCGACCCACATCGCCCAGAGGCCGCGCAGCTGGAAATCCACATCGTCAATTGCACGGGCAATCGAAAGGGCTCGCGACCACGCCACAGCCCCGGATGGTCGATCGGGGACGGGCCGCATATGGGGAAATCCCAGCGCTCCGA
This window encodes:
- a CDS encoding alpha/beta fold hydrolase, with protein sequence MGTIKTKDGTEIFYKDWGSGQPIVFHHGWPLSADDWDSQMLFFLHHGFRVIAHDRRGHGRSTQTATGNEMDTYADDVAALTEALDLKAAIHVGHSTGGGEVARYLGRHGTARAAKAVLIGAVPPVMVKSEHNPGGLPIEVFDGFRAAVAANRAQFYRDVPSGPFYGFNRPGAKVSQGVIDNWWRQGMMGGTKAQYDCIKAFSETDFSADLRKIDIPVLVMHGDDDQIVPFEDSAPLSVKLLKQGTLKVYKGLPHGLCTTHPDIVNADLLVFFKS
- a CDS encoding ATP-binding protein; protein product: MLIVLDCCEHLIDDVARLADALAVAQSVKLLVTSREPLRVMNEWVCRVPPLDIPTENEALTASTALEYEAIQLFVDRVAQAQGGYELSDIDAPLVGEICRRLDGLGLAIELAAGRISLLGIRGLRDSLRESFDTLTGGRRTALPRHQTLKAAIDWSYNLLTAEQRTVLNRLSVFSAGFSLPAARAVASPGAAIGIETCLADLVAKSLIVADLSLEPVRYRLLDMTRAYAAAALRSSGEEQSAASRHAAHFLTVFEQAAEQWQTREPSNWVSHYQRELGNLRAALDWAYSPAGNKELAVALTIAAIPFWQQLSLVDECLARVLQALDIIDQDTQPSQTMQLLGALGFPHMRPVPDRPSGAVAWSRALSIARAIDDVDFQLRGLWAMWVDRVNAGEPRPSLERAEEFHELSLRSTDQADRLIGLRMRARSQHLLGEHAAAEQHIRLMLEAYEPIFGRAHMARFQYDQLVTARITLARLLWLRGSEDQALAEVDDMIVAAKASGHNLTLCHALADAACPLSLLAGDRDRAERYLAMLKDGTREHALDVWHTYAECYQAHPLLGGGQDGENLRCAVSGLDRLAASGFQLYRTFFQFVIASALMASSRHSDAIAMLEDAEQRCARTGEAWLLPELMRLRARALIDMGRSDLNVEALVAESSALARQQGAVAWEQRSGQLLRDVTRALHTA